A single region of the Gracilibacillus caseinilyticus genome encodes:
- a CDS encoding FecCD family ABC transporter permease has translation MVAAQTKNGRRLLYIYLVLVLVLFGVVMLSLSMGAEWISPLELWRYFTGQTEGQYDFTIYMLRLPRVLLAIVVGSCLAVAGLILQSIIRNPLASPDIIGVTAGGSVGAMVFLVLFMGTITIIWLPLFAISGAAIVMILIYGLSWKNGVTPNRLVLIGIGIAAAMQGLVSFMIVFSDTSVTTKAYIWMTGSIYGAVMKDVYQLLPWAVLGILMTVMLARTVSTLELGDELATSLGVRVQLIRLSLLILSVLLAGSAVAFAGGIGFVGLIAPHIAKKLISYSFVLLVPITAVIGAIMVAVSDLVARTAFYPLDLPAGVFTAAIGAPFFIYLLYRNRYHN, from the coding sequence ATGGTCGCAGCACAAACCAAAAACGGAAGAAGATTGCTCTATATATACCTCGTTTTAGTGCTTGTTTTATTTGGAGTAGTAATGCTAAGTTTATCAATGGGAGCGGAGTGGATATCTCCTCTTGAGTTATGGCGCTATTTTACGGGACAAACAGAAGGACAATACGATTTCACCATTTATATGTTGCGATTACCTAGAGTCCTATTAGCAATAGTAGTTGGGAGCTGTCTAGCTGTTGCCGGACTTATTTTACAATCGATTATTCGTAACCCGCTGGCTTCTCCGGACATTATTGGCGTGACTGCTGGTGGCTCTGTGGGTGCAATGGTTTTTCTTGTCCTATTTATGGGGACGATAACTATCATTTGGTTACCTTTATTTGCAATATCAGGCGCTGCCATTGTTATGATTCTCATCTATGGATTATCATGGAAAAATGGCGTAACACCCAATCGTTTAGTTTTAATTGGCATTGGAATAGCGGCTGCCATGCAAGGTCTTGTATCATTTATGATTGTTTTTAGTGATACAAGTGTTACAACCAAGGCATATATATGGATGACCGGTAGTATTTACGGTGCTGTTATGAAGGATGTCTATCAGCTTTTACCTTGGGCAGTCTTGGGTATTTTGATGACGGTTATGTTAGCAAGAACGGTTAGTACGTTGGAATTAGGTGATGAATTAGCAACCAGCCTGGGTGTACGTGTGCAATTAATTAGATTGTCATTATTAATTCTTAGTGTTTTGTTGGCTGGTTCGGCTGTCGCTTTTGCGGGTGGAATCGGGTTTGTAGGATTAATTGCACCTCATATCGCAAAGAAGTTAATTTCTTATTCCTTTGTACTTCTTGTACCAATAACAGCTGTAATCGGTGCTATAATGGTAGCAGTATCTGACCTTGTTGCACGGACGGCTTTTTACCCGTTAGACCTTCCAGCGGGAGTATTCACTGCTGCAATAGGAGCTCCGTTCTTTATCTATTTATTGTATCGAAACAGATATCATAATTAA
- a CDS encoding IucA/IucC family C-terminal-domain containing protein, with protein sequence MNELINDLKNYHLHLNPKEGVLVTDLFDDAKCKHMLEEQSNIWGAPNLVIAASMFIKRYAMITVSSTMYSMIVHQTVLSLHPATLTWSKNGSLGLKHEEVVYITLNKTNRNTIRESYLQQLFAQHLTPLVLTLSRMTGVKEEMLWENIAVRINSVYRKLLEKNPSEQVITNIYEDFHFLIQADAELFGIGSNPLACYLKIGEELKENPQRKTCCLYYLLDKNRGKGNYCVNCPLI encoded by the coding sequence ATGAATGAATTAATAAATGATCTAAAAAACTACCATCTCCACCTGAATCCAAAAGAAGGGGTACTCGTAACAGATTTATTCGATGATGCTAAATGCAAACACATGTTAGAAGAACAAAGTAATATTTGGGGAGCACCTAACTTAGTAATTGCTGCTTCTATGTTTATAAAGAGATACGCAATGATTACTGTGTCATCTACAATGTATAGCATGATTGTTCATCAAACGGTTTTGTCCCTTCATCCTGCCACATTGACATGGTCTAAGAACGGTTCGCTGGGCCTGAAGCATGAAGAGGTAGTATATATTACGTTAAACAAAACAAATCGGAATACAATACGGGAAAGTTATTTGCAACAATTATTTGCTCAACATCTTACACCTTTGGTATTAACACTGTCGAGAATGACAGGTGTTAAGGAGGAAATGCTGTGGGAAAATATTGCAGTGAGAATTAATTCTGTTTATCGTAAGCTGTTAGAAAAGAATCCGTCAGAACAAGTGATTACTAATATTTATGAAGATTTTCATTTCCTTATACAAGCTGATGCCGAACTATTTGGCATAGGGAGTAACCCATTAGCTTGTTATCTTAAGATAGGTGAGGAGTTGAAGGAAAATCCTCAGCGAAAAACTTGCTGTCTGTACTATCTTTTAGATAAAAATAGAGGCAAAGGAAACTACTGTGTGAACTGTCCTTTAATATAA
- a CDS encoding VOC family protein, producing MKVHRIDHVGVIVQDLPAAKDFFIELGLEVLGEAEVEGEWVERIIGLTDVKETVVMLGMPDGEATLELVKFHTPSDENGMQPSFSNTLGIRHIAFAVQDIESIVAKLKKKGAELVGEIQNYENAYKLCYIRGPEGIILELAEKIN from the coding sequence ATGAAAGTCCATAGAATCGATCATGTTGGTGTTATCGTCCAGGATCTTCCTGCCGCTAAGGACTTTTTTATTGAACTTGGACTGGAAGTGTTGGGGGAAGCAGAAGTGGAAGGGGAGTGGGTGGAACGGATTATTGGTCTTACGGACGTTAAAGAGACGGTTGTCATGTTAGGAATGCCAGACGGTGAGGCAACCTTGGAACTCGTCAAATTCCATACGCCTTCAGATGAAAATGGGATGCAGCCATCTTTTTCAAATACGCTGGGTATCCGGCATATTGCATTTGCTGTCCAAGATATCGAATCGATTGTTGCCAAGTTGAAAAAGAAAGGCGCCGAACTTGTTGGTGAGATACAAAACTATGAAAACGCTTATAAATTATGCTACATTCGTGGTCCGGAAGGGATTATTTTGGAGTTAGCGGAGAAGATCAATTAA
- a CDS encoding dicarboxylate/amino acid:cation symporter, with product MSLTKKILIALVLGVITGIGLSLLPSDIFSGVDTYVLNPVGQIFLNLIMMIVVPIVFVSIVLGTAGLGDPAKLGKIGIRTIGFYLCTTAIALFIGLGVGLILEPGKAGTFDTGNASYEEEAAPPIMDTFINIIPENPIEAMSTGNMLQIIAFAVFIGIALAKLGDKTSGILRLFEQANEILIFIVNAVMRTAPYGAFALIASAIGDAGLDALGSMLMYMIAVILALFIHGAITYSLAIKGLGKASPIKFYKLFFPAMSVAFSTSSSSATLPISMKMAQERLGVKKSISSFVQPLGATINMDGTAIMQAVATVFIAQVYAEPLGISQMLMVVLTATLASIGTAGVPGVGLIMLAMVLKQVGLPVDGIALIIGVDRLLDMLRTSLNITGDAACAYIISEGDKRDEKEKAGETA from the coding sequence ATGAGTTTAACGAAAAAGATACTGATTGCACTGGTTTTAGGTGTAATTACAGGTATTGGTTTATCGTTGTTACCGAGTGACATTTTTTCTGGTGTTGATACCTATGTATTAAATCCAGTTGGACAAATATTCTTAAATCTAATTATGATGATTGTTGTACCGATCGTTTTTGTATCCATTGTTCTGGGAACGGCTGGTCTTGGTGATCCTGCTAAGCTCGGGAAAATTGGGATTCGAACGATTGGCTTTTACTTATGTACGACTGCTATAGCTTTATTCATTGGGCTTGGAGTTGGCTTAATTCTGGAGCCTGGTAAAGCGGGCACATTTGATACAGGAAATGCGAGCTATGAAGAAGAAGCTGCGCCACCTATTATGGATACCTTTATCAATATTATTCCGGAGAACCCAATCGAAGCAATGTCAACGGGGAATATGCTGCAAATTATTGCTTTTGCCGTGTTTATTGGGATTGCTTTAGCAAAACTTGGTGATAAAACAAGCGGAATACTTAGATTATTTGAACAAGCAAATGAGATTTTAATTTTTATAGTAAATGCGGTAATGAGAACGGCTCCCTACGGTGCGTTTGCTTTAATTGCATCTGCAATTGGAGATGCCGGATTAGATGCATTAGGGTCGATGTTAATGTATATGATTGCAGTTATCCTGGCATTGTTTATCCATGGGGCTATTACGTACAGTTTAGCTATTAAAGGATTAGGAAAAGCCAGTCCGATAAAGTTTTATAAACTGTTTTTCCCTGCGATGTCTGTTGCCTTCAGTACCTCGAGTTCAAGTGCCACACTTCCAATTTCTATGAAAATGGCACAGGAAAGACTCGGGGTGAAAAAGTCAATCAGCAGTTTTGTTCAGCCATTAGGTGCAACGATTAATATGGATGGTACTGCGATTATGCAGGCGGTAGCTACCGTATTTATCGCACAGGTATATGCAGAGCCACTAGGCATTAGCCAAATGTTAATGGTTGTCTTAACCGCAACTCTGGCAAGTATCGGTACAGCCGGTGTTCCTGGTGTTGGACTCATTATGTTGGCAATGGTGCTGAAGCAAGTCGGCTTACCTGTAGATGGTATAGCATTAATAATCGGTGTTGATAGATTATTAGATATGTTACGTACGTCGCTTAACATTACCGGTGATGCTGCTTGTGCGTATATTATATCAGAAGGCGATAAACGGGATGAGAAAGAGAAAGCGGGAGAAACTGCTTAG
- a CDS encoding biotin transporter BioY, with amino-acid sequence MKVNHIIYVSMFAAIMGVLGILPPIPLAFSPVPITMQTFGVMLAGSLLGSRFGPKYAALSQMLFLLLVMAGVPLLSGGRGGVGVFFTPSAGFLVGWIAGAYVIGYVCQRMKAVSVSKMLLANAIGGILVIYVIGIPIQAMIMQISVGEAAILSMAFLPGDCLKVTIASLIAVKLHAAIPVNREVRV; translated from the coding sequence ATGAAAGTTAATCATATTATCTATGTATCTATGTTTGCGGCAATTATGGGTGTATTAGGGATTCTTCCGCCGATTCCTTTGGCCTTTTCTCCTGTACCGATTACAATGCAGACCTTTGGGGTGATGCTAGCTGGAAGCCTGTTGGGATCCCGTTTCGGTCCGAAATATGCAGCTTTAAGCCAGATGTTGTTTCTATTGCTTGTGATGGCGGGAGTACCACTGTTATCTGGTGGACGTGGTGGAGTGGGCGTCTTTTTTACACCGTCAGCAGGCTTTTTAGTTGGTTGGATCGCCGGTGCTTATGTGATCGGATATGTATGTCAGCGTATGAAAGCTGTATCAGTCAGCAAAATGTTACTGGCTAATGCTATTGGTGGTATTCTTGTTATTTACGTAATTGGTATCCCGATTCAAGCTATGATTATGCAAATTTCTGTAGGTGAAGCGGCAATCCTCAGCATGGCATTTCTACCTGGTGATTGTTTGAAAGTGACGATAGCATCACTAATTGCTGTTAAATTGCATGCTGCGATTCCTGTTAATAGAGAGGTGAGAGTCTGA
- a CDS encoding AMP-binding protein: MNKITDPYDQHAKQHPDRPAIIIDGMTIFYREWAKLVLQTAAAFSQESSVHQRVAIFLPNGHLFLQVFAGASTAGWASIVGDMRWKQEEMEERLHETAPDIIVADESMRKYLHNQPAKIILSGEISEWLFHENECQPDETDNPSFYIGFTSGSTGKPKAFSRSHRSWVESFQCNRTDLSMTGEEHVLLPGSFVNSTFLYGALSTLYLGGTVYILRKFSTGRVMDVMRHYPISIMYAVPTMIQALINGGWEEKSRVTFLSTGAKLLPSVKHMVKKKFPYASIYEFYGASELSYITVLKEQEQAEYGDSVGKAVHNVEIIIRGEDGNEVPPNEKGILYVKSKMLFDKYLDNGEETEKVFDGEWATVHDIAKKDKDGFIYILGRQNDMILYGGMNIYPQEIEKVLKKIKGVEEVVVFGVNDEYWGEKVAACIKGDVTVKSLQAYCLEHLTAYKIPRIWRKFDRFPYTSSGKVSRKELRKWLEAEQA; this comes from the coding sequence ATGAATAAAATTACCGATCCTTACGATCAACATGCCAAACAACATCCAGACCGTCCTGCTATCATTATCGATGGTATGACCATTTTTTATCGGGAATGGGCGAAGCTTGTTCTACAGACAGCAGCTGCTTTTTCACAAGAGTCATCAGTTCATCAGCGGGTTGCGATATTTCTTCCAAACGGGCACTTGTTTCTTCAAGTATTTGCCGGAGCGAGTACAGCAGGATGGGCTAGCATTGTGGGGGATATGCGTTGGAAGCAAGAAGAAATGGAAGAGCGCTTACATGAAACCGCACCTGATATAATCGTTGCTGACGAGAGCATGAGAAAATATTTACATAATCAACCGGCGAAGATTATTTTATCAGGAGAAATTAGTGAATGGCTGTTCCATGAAAATGAATGCCAACCTGATGAAACAGATAATCCATCTTTTTATATTGGCTTTACTTCCGGATCGACTGGAAAACCAAAAGCATTTTCACGATCACATCGGTCATGGGTAGAATCTTTTCAGTGTAATCGGACTGATCTTTCGATGACGGGAGAAGAACATGTTTTACTTCCGGGCTCTTTTGTGAATTCAACCTTTTTATATGGAGCGTTAAGCACATTGTATTTAGGCGGGACGGTTTATATCCTGAGAAAATTCTCAACTGGTCGGGTGATGGATGTAATGAGGCATTATCCGATTTCGATCATGTATGCAGTACCGACCATGATACAAGCGTTAATTAATGGAGGATGGGAAGAGAAATCGCGAGTAACCTTTCTTTCTACAGGTGCTAAGTTATTGCCTTCTGTCAAACATATGGTAAAGAAAAAGTTCCCATATGCCAGTATCTATGAATTCTATGGCGCATCTGAGCTCAGCTATATTACGGTATTGAAGGAACAGGAACAGGCAGAGTACGGAGATTCAGTCGGCAAGGCTGTACATAATGTCGAAATCATTATTCGTGGGGAAGATGGCAACGAAGTACCTCCTAATGAAAAAGGGATATTGTATGTGAAGAGTAAGATGCTTTTTGACAAATATCTTGATAACGGAGAGGAAACCGAAAAAGTATTTGATGGAGAGTGGGCGACGGTTCATGATATTGCCAAAAAGGACAAAGACGGTTTTATCTATATACTAGGACGCCAGAATGACATGATTCTTTATGGAGGAATGAATATATATCCTCAAGAAATAGAGAAGGTATTGAAAAAAATAAAGGGCGTCGAGGAAGTGGTGGTATTTGGTGTGAATGATGAGTACTGGGGAGAAAAAGTGGCTGCATGTATCAAAGGTGACGTGACTGTAAAATCCCTGCAAGCCTATTGTCTGGAGCATTTAACTGCATACAAAATACCTCGGATTTGGAGAAAGTTCGATCGTTTTCCGTATACATCTAGCGGAAAGGTTTCGCGTAAGGAATTAAGAAAATGGCTGGAGGCAGAACAGGCATGA